A genomic segment from Brienomyrus brachyistius isolate T26 chromosome 9, BBRACH_0.4, whole genome shotgun sequence encodes:
- the zfpm2a gene encoding zinc finger protein ZFPM2a isoform X2, with protein sequence MSLSEGMYPARLLDSIQLLPQQAAMASILPTAIVNKDIFPCKACGIWFRSERNLQAHLMYYCSGRQREPEPAADESEGSPRLSPSVCPFPQCNKSFSGPRALEMHLATHNSVKVEETLPPGSSLKCTICSYTADSLITFQHHILSHLSQAAFRCSHCHVGFQSHRELSQHQDMHGHGGKLRRESDGEHSPRAGEDGPQQGRAELLSRKDLLQSPKGTQGKEIHSDAEPEKPEKKTVPSTQKGDSHLGSKASFSYTRIKSEPSSPRLASSPVQHSMGPTFPMGPFLSQFPFSQDISVVPQASEILAKMSELVHRRLRHGGNSYPPVIYSPLMPKGATCFECNITFNNLDNYLVHKKHYCNSRWQHVAKSPDFAGVTDKAVEATSPNAGHGSVGMLAPCLPGDADSHLVPSACLNSSVLDMMGAGGKTPDKDLGGQDKNTATPTGAEERLNGKQVDGKSPNASLVENDNDPNKTTCEACNITFSRHETYMVHKQYYCATRHDPPVKRMSTNKVPAMQRTMRTRKRRKMYEMCLPDQEQRPPLGQPGFLGMPTLGSPCTSQEAVETLADRFHPRCDMFPGLVPKHLEASLTVSKSILGPKCNTMDPQEIDAPIDLSKKCSPHADKPCGSPRRLLDYHECTVCKISFNKVENYLAHKQNFCPVTAAQHGDIRVLDQAMFPDVKTEGNNPDDIFDKSQTKCDKNGSAKLMAQNGGMFSSHLGSLPGLKAFSEAQLMPAKEENKNLFLPHCLYPGAIKKVKGGEQISPYYGIKPTDYIGGGLIVQGEASELEQGTNGGSEAGKVQPAPNGCPHPGKDSLPLLPKNRGMVIVNGGHKPDERSTAGPPQQENHPHSQPPDGHPSPTWASENPADSNENVSPSTKSPTEEAAPPITKGVNGSTQAAGGGKYCRLCDIQFNNLSNFITHKKFYCSSHAAEHVK encoded by the exons ATGTCGCTGTCGGAGGGGATGTACCCGGCGCGGCTGCTCGACAGCAtccagctgctcccccagcaAGCCGCCATGGCCTCCATCCTGCCCACCGCCATCGTCAACA aggACATCTTCCCCTGCAAGGCGTGCGGCATCTGGTTCCGGAGCGAACGAAACCTGCAGGCTCACCTGATGTACTACTGCAGCGGGAGGCAGCGGGAGCCCGAGCCGGCGGCAGACGAGAGCGAGGGCAGCCCCCGCCTGAGCCCCAGCGTCTGCCCTTTCCCACAGTGCAACAAGAGCTTCTCTGGTCCCCGGGCCCTGGAGATGCACCTGGCGACGCACAACA GTGTCAAGGTAGAGGAGACCCTCCCCCCTGGCAGCAGCTTGAAATGCACCATCTGTAGCTACACGGCCGACTCTCTCATCACATTCCAGCACCACATCCTCTCCCACCTGTCGCAGGCGGCCTTCCGATGCAGCCACTGCCACGTGGGCTTCCAGAGTCACCGGGAACTGTCACAGCACCAAGACATGCATGGGCATGGCGGCAAGCTTCGGCGCGAGAGTGACGGCGAGCACTCCCCCAGGGCCGGTGAGGACGGCCCACAGCAGGGCAGGGCCGAGCTGCTTAGCAGGAAGGACCTTCTGCAGAGCCCCAAGGGCACCCAGGGTAAGGAGATCCACTCTGATGCCGAGCCGGAGAAGCCTGAGAAGAAGACGGTCCCATCAACCCAGAAGGGTGACTCCCACCTGGGCAGCAAGGCCAGCTTTTCCTACACCAGGATCAAGTCGGAGCCTTCCAGCCCCCGTCTTGCTTCCTCGCCAGTCCAGCATAGCATGGGGCCTACATTTCCCATGGGCCCCTTCCTGTCCCAGTTTCCCTTTTCCCAGGACATTTCTGTAGTTCCCCAAGCCTCCGAGATCCTGGCCAAGATGTCAGAGTTGGTGCACCGCCGGCTGAGGCATGGTGGCAACAGTTACCCACCAGTGATCTACAGTCCACTGATGCCAAAGGGCGCCACCTGCTTTGAGTGCAACATCACGTTCAACAACCTGGACAACTACCTAGTCCACAAGAAACACTACTGCAACAGCCGCTGGCAGCACGTAGCCAAGTCACCGGACTTTGCTGGTGTGACTGACAAGGCAGTGGAGGCCACGAGCCCGAACGCAGGGCATGGATCTGTTGGGATGCTGGCGCCATGCCTCCCGGGGGATGCGGACAGCCACCTGGTGCCGTCGGCCTGCCTGAACTCCTCCGTTTTGGACATGATGGGCGCAGGAGGCAAGACACCTGACAAGGACCTTGGAGGGCAGGACAAAAACACTGCCACGCCCACTGGTGCAGAAGAGAGGCTAAATGGCAAGCAGGTGGACGGAAAGAGCCCTAACGCTTCCCTGGTGGAAAATGACAACGACCCCAACAAGACGACCTGCGAGGCGTGCAACATCACCTTTAGCCGACATGAGACCTACATGGTCCACAAGCAGTATTACTGTGCCACACGTCACGACCCGCCTGTGAAGCGCATGTCGACCAACAAGGTGCCTGCCATGCAGCGGACCATGCGGACACGCAAGCGCAGGAAGATGTATGAGATGTGCCTCCCTGATCAAGAGCAGAGGCCCCCCCTGGGCCAGCCGGGTTTCCTGGGGATGCCCACACTAGGGAGCCCCTGCACCTCCCAGGAAGCGGTAGAGACGCTGGCCGACCGCTTCCACCCAAGGTGCGACATGTTCCCAGGATTGGTCCCGAAACACTTAGAAGCTTCGCTAACGGTCTCAAAGTCGATCTTGGGCCCCAAATGCAACACAATGGACCCGCAAGAGATTGACGCACCGATCGACCTCAGCAAAAAATGCTCGCCACACGCTGACAAGCCGTGCGGCTCACCTCGGCGGCTCCTCGATTACCACGAGTGCACCGTGTGCAAGATAAGCTTCAATAAAGTGGAGAACTACCTGGCACATAAACAGAACTTCTGCCCCGTGACTGCAGCCCAGCATGGTGACATCAGGGTCCTGGACCAGGCCATGTTCCCCGACGTCAAAACCGAAGGCAATAACCCCGACGACATCTTCGACAAGAGTCAGACGAAATGCGACAAAAACGGCAGCGCCAAGTTGATGGCGCAGAACGGCGGCATGTTCTCCTCCCATCTAGGTTCCCTGCCAGGGCTCAAGGCCTTCAGCGAGGCCCAGCTCATGCCGGCCAAGGAGGAAAACAAGAATCTCTTTCTGCCCCATTGCCTTTATCCCGGAGCAATAAAGAAGGTAAAGGGTGGTGAGCAGATATCCCCATATTATGGGATAAAGCCCACCGATTATATCGGAGGAGGCCTCATCGtgcagggagaggcaagtgAGCTGGAACAGGGCACAAACGGAGGCTCCGAGGCAGGGAAAGTCCAGCCGGCCCCAAATGGCTGCCCCCATCCTGGCAAAGACTCTTTACCATTACTGCCCAAAAACCGGGGCATGGTGATAGTTAATGGCGGGCACAAACCAGACGAGAGGTCCACGGCCGGGCCTCCGCAGCAGGAGAACCATCCCCACTCGCAGCCTCCGGACGGTCACCCCTCGCCCACGTGGGCGTCGGAGAACCCCGCCGACTCCAACGAGAACGTGTCGCCGTCAACGAAGTCGCCAACGGAGGAGGCCGCACCCCCCATCACAAAAGGTGTCAACGGCTCGACACAGGCAGCCGGCGGCGGGAAATACTGCCGCCTCTGTGACATCCAGTTCAACAACCTGTCAAACTTTATAACCCACAAGAAGTTCTACTGCTCGTCGCACGCGGCCGAGCATGTGAAGTGA
- the si:dkey-122a22.2 gene encoding uncharacterized protein si:dkey-122a22.2 isoform X1: MLRNRTITQDKSNTNVKDDNNKAEESNVSAGPAKNKGFCAKVTDVGKVVLLIIFIPPFLNYASLQREGALLVPEGAQSVDIGLGQKVHLLCKGQGEPVVLLDAPTGMSSESWFYIQEEVSQKTRVCTYDRVGLGFSKRALQNQTTGTEKVWGVSTTGRMVDDLHRLVKAAEMATPLVLVGSELGALNARFYSHIHDTEVSDLVLIDPIPEGIFQETQWQQYWYSQLVPYLQVMQLAAATGLTRIFIIVGWIHPAIEGEMVPENVIQKQKYLLSNPSHQSSTVDEHFFLNESASQVREISVYKPLTSRTSVSMVTGDHFDNRLPAHLNQIVAEHQKRFQEQFYPSAKRIHVHGADRRAIYEDHSIISRHLQEIVEQRQLKQQSQ; this comes from the exons atgttaCGTAACAGGACAATTACTCAAGATAAAAGCAATACAAATGTTAAAGATGATAACAATAAG gcggaagaatcaaatgtaagCGCAGGTCCTGCGAAAAACAAAGGATTCTGTGCCAAAGTTACAGACGTGGGAAAAGTTGTTCTTCTTATCATCTTCATCCCTCCCTTTTTGAATTATGCCTCTTTGCAGAGGGAGGGAGCGCTGCTTGTTCCTGAAG GGGCCCAATCAGTGGATATTGGATTAGGTCAGAAGGTCCACCTCTTGTGCAAAGGACAAGGGGAGCCAGTTG TTCTTCTGGATGCTCCCACCGGAATGTCCTCGGAATCCTGGTTCTATATCCAAGAAGAAGTTTCACAGAAGACAAGG GTGTGCACGTATGATCGAGTGGGACTCGGGTTCAGTAAGCGAGCCCTTCAGAACCAGACCACGGGAACAGAGAAAGTGTGGGGTGTGTCCACGACTGGAAG GATGGTCGACGACCTGCACCGGCTCGTCAAAGCCGCAGAGATGGCCACGCCCCTGGTACTGGTGGGGTCCGAACTGGGTGCGCTCAATGCCAGGTTTTACAGTCACATCCATGACAC GGAGGTGTCAGACCTCGTCCTCATCGATCCTATACCAGAAGGTATATTTCAGGAGACGCAGTGGCAGCAGTACTG GTACTCGCAGCTGGTGCCGTACCTGCAGGTGATGCAGCTGGCCGCCGCCACCGGACTAACCAGGATATTCATCATTGTGGGATGGATACATCCAGCGATTGAAGGAGAGATGGTACCCGAGAATGTAATTCAGAAGCAG AAATACCTCCTGAGCAACCCAtctcaccaaagcagcactgtggACGAACACTTTTTCCTGAACGAGAGCGCGTCCCAAGTCAG AGAAATTTCAGTATATAAACCCCTGACAAGCCGGACCTCCGTCAGCATGGTGACGGGGGATCATTTTGACAACCGGTTGCCTGCTCATCTCAACCAA ATTGTTGCTGAGCATCAAAAGCGATTCCAGGAGCAGTTTTACCCATCAGCTAAGCGGATCCACGTCCATGGGGCGGATCGCAGAGCCATCTATGAAGATCACAGCATCATCAGCCGGCATTTGCAGGAGATCGTCGAGCAGAGACAACTTAAGCAACAGAGCCAGTAA
- the si:dkey-122a22.2 gene encoding uncharacterized protein si:dkey-122a22.2 isoform X2: MLRNRTITQDKSNTNVKDDNNKAEESNVSAGPAKNKGFCAKVTDVGKVVLLIIFIPPFLNYASLQREGALLVPEGAQSVDIGLGQKVHLLCKGQGEPVVLLDAPTGMSSESWFYIQEEVSQKTRVCTYDRVGLGFSKRALQNQTTGTEKVWGVSTTGRYSQLVPYLQVMQLAAATGLTRIFIIVGWIHPAIEGEMVPENVIQKQKYLLSNPSHQSSTVDEHFFLNESASQVREISVYKPLTSRTSVSMVTGDHFDNRLPAHLNQIVAEHQKRFQEQFYPSAKRIHVHGADRRAIYEDHSIISRHLQEIVEQRQLKQQSQ, translated from the exons atgttaCGTAACAGGACAATTACTCAAGATAAAAGCAATACAAATGTTAAAGATGATAACAATAAG gcggaagaatcaaatgtaagCGCAGGTCCTGCGAAAAACAAAGGATTCTGTGCCAAAGTTACAGACGTGGGAAAAGTTGTTCTTCTTATCATCTTCATCCCTCCCTTTTTGAATTATGCCTCTTTGCAGAGGGAGGGAGCGCTGCTTGTTCCTGAAG GGGCCCAATCAGTGGATATTGGATTAGGTCAGAAGGTCCACCTCTTGTGCAAAGGACAAGGGGAGCCAGTTG TTCTTCTGGATGCTCCCACCGGAATGTCCTCGGAATCCTGGTTCTATATCCAAGAAGAAGTTTCACAGAAGACAAGG GTGTGCACGTATGATCGAGTGGGACTCGGGTTCAGTAAGCGAGCCCTTCAGAACCAGACCACGGGAACAGAGAAAGTGTGGGGTGTGTCCACGACTGGAAG GTACTCGCAGCTGGTGCCGTACCTGCAGGTGATGCAGCTGGCCGCCGCCACCGGACTAACCAGGATATTCATCATTGTGGGATGGATACATCCAGCGATTGAAGGAGAGATGGTACCCGAGAATGTAATTCAGAAGCAG AAATACCTCCTGAGCAACCCAtctcaccaaagcagcactgtggACGAACACTTTTTCCTGAACGAGAGCGCGTCCCAAGTCAG AGAAATTTCAGTATATAAACCCCTGACAAGCCGGACCTCCGTCAGCATGGTGACGGGGGATCATTTTGACAACCGGTTGCCTGCTCATCTCAACCAA ATTGTTGCTGAGCATCAAAAGCGATTCCAGGAGCAGTTTTACCCATCAGCTAAGCGGATCCACGTCCATGGGGCGGATCGCAGAGCCATCTATGAAGATCACAGCATCATCAGCCGGCATTTGCAGGAGATCGTCGAGCAGAGACAACTTAAGCAACAGAGCCAGTAA